A window of Amycolatopsis tolypomycina genomic DNA:
ATGACGACGTCCGTGTCCGTCAAAGGAACCTCACAGGGTCAGGCGGGCCAGCTGTTCGCGCAGGCAGTCCATGCGCCGCGGCACCGAAGGGTCGCCCTCGGGCCAGCCCAGGTCGAGGCCGATCCGGCCGCCGAAGCTGCTCAGCACGTAGCCGCCGAGCGCGGTGGTCTCCCGCATCCGGGACGCCGAGTGCAGGTTGGTCAGCCGCAGGCCGTCCGGGGTGCGCAGCGGCGGGGCGACGCCCCAGTTCATGATGCTGACGACGGCGAGGGCGAGCTTCGGGTCCCACGGCTTCGCGGCGGCGGGCCGCGCGAACATGTCCAGGATGCTGCGCTGCACCGAGCCGTCGGCCAGGCCGGCGCGCAGCTGCTCGCCGATGGCCCGGCCGATCGCGACGGCGTCGTGCGCGAGGCCGCCGGTGACCTTGAACCCGACGCCGCCGAGCACGTTCGTGCCCTCGGTCGCGCCGACCGGCGGCGTCAGCCTGCTGCGCAGGTTGACCGAGTACCGGTAGATCAGGTCGGTCAGCGGCATGTCGCGGATCTCGGCCTCGGCCAGCAGGACCGCGGCCGACACGAGGCCGTTGATCGTCACCTTTTCGCGGTGGCCGAGGTTCGCCAGTGCCGTCGTCTCGGCTTCGGTCAGCCGGAGCTGGACCACGGGGCGGATGACGGGATCCGGCGGGTCGGCCGGTGCCGGTGGCGCCGCACCGCTGCCGAGGATGCCGCGCTCGGAGAGGAGGTCTTCCAGGGACCGCGGGTACGGGTGCCGGCCCAGGTCGAGCGGCACGCCGTGGACGACGTCGGTGTAGCAGGACCACAGCGCCGAGAGGATCGCCATGGCGTGGTGGGCGTCGGCGACGCTGTGCTGGATCGCCAGGCAGACGCCGGCTTCGTCGCCGTCCCGGACGACGTTGAGCGCGCTCAGGGACCGGCTCTGGTCGAGGTCGAGCCCGGCCAGTGGCCGGGAAGGATCGCCGTCGGCGAACCGGATCTCCGGCCGTGCTGTGGCGTCTTCGGACTCGGTGAGCACCGCGCCGTCGGGCGTGAACTCGACCCGGGCCGAGAGCTGCGGGTAGGCGCGTGAGACCGCGTCGAACGCGGTGGTCAGCGCGTCGGGATCGAGCCGGCCCTCGGCGCGCACGGTGTAGCCGATGTAGGCCTCTTTGACGGCGTGGATGCTCTCGCTGGGCGCCAGCGCCCGCCGGACGGCGGCCCGCGTCACGGCCTGCCTCCCGTGAGCGCGGCGCCGGCCAGCTTCTCCGTGATCGCCTCGATCATCGGCGCGGCCTGGTCGACCAGGAAGAAGTGCCCACCCGGCAGCACGCGCAGGTCGGACGGCCCGGTCGTGTGCTCCGCCCAGGCGCGAGCCTCGGCGACGGACACCCGCGGATCGCGGTCGCCGGTGAACACCGTGATGGGGCAGTCCAGCCGCCGTCCGGGCTCGTGCCGGTACCTCTCGACCGCGCGGTAGTCGGCGCGGATCGCGGGCAGGACCATGGCGAGCAGCTCGGGATCGGCGAGCATGGCGGCGTCGGACCCGCCCAGCGTCCGCAGCTCGGCCACCAGCCGCTCGTCCGAGGCGCCGCGCACGTCGTCGTCGCGATAGCGCGAAGGCGCCCGCCGCCCGGACGCGAACAGGTGCGCCGGCGCGGCGGGCAGCCGCAACGCCAGTTCGTAGCCGACGATCGCGCCCATGCTGTGCCCGAACAACGCCAGCGGCCGGTCGTCGAAGGGACGCAGCACCTCCAGGAGCCGGCTCGTCAGCCCGCCGATGCTGTCGACGGGCGGCTCGTGGCGCCGGTCCTGACGGCCCGGGTACTGGACCGCCAGGACCTCCACCGCGGGAGCGAGGGCCTTGGCGAGCGGGAAGAAGAAGCTGGCCGAGCCGCCGGCATGCGGCAGGCACACGAGCCGCGCTCGCGCGTCCGGAGCCCGCTCGAACCGGCGTAACCACTTCTCGGCGTCTGGTCGGTGCACGGCGAATCGCCTTTCGG
This region includes:
- a CDS encoding phthiocerol/phthiodiolone dimycocerosyl transferase family protein, which produces MTRAAVRRALAPSESIHAVKEAYIGYTVRAEGRLDPDALTTAFDAVSRAYPQLSARVEFTPDGAVLTESEDATARPEIRFADGDPSRPLAGLDLDQSRSLSALNVVRDGDEAGVCLAIQHSVADAHHAMAILSALWSCYTDVVHGVPLDLGRHPYPRSLEDLLSERGILGSGAAPPAPADPPDPVIRPVVQLRLTEAETTALANLGHREKVTINGLVSAAVLLAEAEIRDMPLTDLIYRYSVNLRSRLTPPVGATEGTNVLGGVGFKVTGGLAHDAVAIGRAIGEQLRAGLADGSVQRSILDMFARPAAAKPWDPKLALAVVSIMNWGVAPPLRTPDGLRLTNLHSASRMRETTALGGYVLSSFGGRIGLDLGWPEGDPSVPRRMDCLREQLARLTL
- a CDS encoding thioesterase II family protein; amino-acid sequence: MHRPDAEKWLRRFERAPDARARLVCLPHAGGSASFFFPLAKALAPAVEVLAVQYPGRQDRRHEPPVDSIGGLTSRLLEVLRPFDDRPLALFGHSMGAIVGYELALRLPAAPAHLFASGRRAPSRYRDDDVRGASDERLVAELRTLGGSDAAMLADPELLAMVLPAIRADYRAVERYRHEPGRRLDCPITVFTGDRDPRVSVAEARAWAEHTTGPSDLRVLPGGHFFLVDQAAPMIEAITEKLAGAALTGGRP